A genomic region of Bacteroidetes bacterium GWF2_43_63 contains the following coding sequences:
- a CDS encoding imidazolonepropionase encodes MKLIINAAAVTVVESAPSQKPVGGSNMKQLNIVEDAYLLMDSNRIHSFGNMKDVPDLRKKFSIDEEIDAAGGFILPGFCDSHTHIVFAGSRESEFVDKINGLTYEEIAQRGGGILNSAERLGRTSEDELFEAARKRVIEVISHGTTALEMKSGYGLTPDSEIKILRVIKRLKAHFHIPIKSTFLGAHAIPKHFRDDRQAYIRQIIDVMLPQVASENLADYVDVFCDEGFFTIEETETILKAAAVFGLKPKMHANEMANSGGVQLGIAHNAVSVDHLERIENPEIDALLASNTMPVALPGASFFLRIPYAPMRQMIDSGLPVTLASDFNPGSSPSGNMQFIMSLACIYGRMLPEEALHAVTINGAFAMEIQNDFGSICPGKIANIIITKEIPSLAFMPYYYGFNKIDRVILNGEVFDPSKY; translated from the coding sequence ATGAAACTGATTATCAATGCCGCTGCAGTTACAGTTGTCGAAAGTGCCCCTTCGCAGAAACCTGTTGGTGGCAGTAACATGAAGCAACTGAATATTGTTGAGGACGCATATTTACTTATGGACAGCAACAGAATTCATTCTTTTGGCAACATGAAGGATGTTCCTGATCTTCGAAAAAAATTCTCAATTGATGAAGAAATAGATGCAGCAGGTGGTTTCATTTTGCCAGGCTTTTGCGATTCGCATACCCATATAGTTTTTGCAGGATCACGCGAATCGGAGTTTGTCGATAAAATAAACGGACTCACGTATGAGGAAATAGCGCAGCGCGGCGGAGGAATACTGAATAGTGCTGAAAGACTTGGCAGAACAAGTGAGGACGAATTGTTCGAAGCAGCCAGAAAACGGGTGATTGAAGTGATTTCGCATGGCACCACGGCGCTTGAAATGAAAAGCGGCTACGGACTTACACCGGACAGCGAAATAAAAATCCTGCGCGTTATTAAACGACTTAAAGCGCATTTCCACATTCCAATAAAGAGCACCTTTCTGGGCGCTCATGCCATACCAAAGCATTTTCGCGATGATCGCCAAGCCTATATTCGTCAGATTATTGATGTGATGCTACCTCAGGTTGCTTCAGAAAATCTGGCCGATTATGTCGATGTTTTCTGTGATGAAGGATTTTTCACCATCGAAGAAACAGAAACCATTCTGAAAGCGGCTGCTGTATTTGGTCTTAAACCAAAAATGCATGCCAACGAAATGGCCAATTCCGGCGGCGTACAGCTGGGAATTGCTCACAATGCAGTTTCCGTAGACCATCTGGAACGTATTGAAAATCCAGAAATCGATGCATTGCTGGCCAGCAATACTATGCCGGTTGCACTTCCGGGCGCCTCATTTTTTCTGCGGATTCCTTATGCTCCGATGCGTCAGATGATTGATTCAGGCTTGCCTGTGACGCTTGCATCCGATTTTAATCCCGGCTCAAGCCCAAGTGGCAACATGCAGTTTATTATGTCGCTTGCCTGCATTTACGGCCGAATGTTGCCGGAGGAGGCGTTGCATGCGGTTACCATCAATGGGGCCTTTGCCATGGAAATTCAGAACGACTTCGGATCAATCTGCCCGGGCAAAATTGCCAATATCATCATTACAAAAGAAATTCCGTCGCTGGCATTTATGCCATATTACTACGGTTTCAATAAAATCGACCGGGTCATCCTCAATGGTGAAGTTTTCGACCCGTCCAAATACTAA
- a CDS encoding glutamate formimidoyltransferase, with amino-acid sequence MKQIIECVPNFSEGRDLSVIKQITDVIESCEGVRLLDVDPGAATNRTVVTLVGTPDEVIEAAFQAIKKAASLIDMSKHSGAHPRFGATDVCPLVPVANITMEEVAEYARKLGKRIGEELNIPVYCYEDAAFTKERRNLAYCRSGEYEGLKEKIVKPEWKPDFGPAEFNSRSGATAVGARDFLVAINYNLNTTSTRRANAIAFDVREKGRPMREGNSVTGKVVKDENGKDVMVPGTLKATKAIGWFIDEYGIAQVSMNITNISTTPVHVAFDEVCRKAADRGVRVCGSEIVGLVPKKVLVDAGKHYLAKQQRSLGISESELVKIAVKSMGLDDLKPFNPQEKIIEYMLEAESNEKKLVDMTCVGFADETASESPAPGGGSIAAYMAVLGAALGTMVANLSSHKAGWDERWEEFSKYAEAGQKLKDELLHLVDEDTRSFNRIMDALGLPKGTPEEKTARKAAMQAATQYATEVPFKTMQKAAEVLPVCKAMAEIGNPNSVSDAGVGALAATAGVRGAFLNVKINAGGIEDKAWAADIIAKAQKVHDDALKLEAEIMAQVEKVIAKA; translated from the coding sequence ATGAAACAGATTATTGAGTGTGTTCCCAATTTCAGCGAAGGCCGCGATCTTTCGGTCATAAAACAAATCACCGATGTTATTGAATCATGCGAAGGTGTCCGTCTGCTTGATGTAGACCCAGGTGCAGCCACAAACCGCACTGTGGTCACGTTGGTCGGTACGCCCGACGAAGTGATTGAAGCGGCTTTTCAGGCAATCAAAAAAGCGGCATCGCTTATCGACATGTCGAAGCATTCTGGCGCGCATCCTCGCTTTGGTGCGACCGATGTCTGTCCCCTGGTACCGGTTGCAAACATTACCATGGAAGAAGTCGCTGAATATGCGCGCAAACTTGGAAAACGCATTGGAGAAGAACTGAATATTCCTGTGTATTGCTACGAAGATGCAGCCTTCACCAAAGAACGTCGCAATCTGGCTTATTGCCGCTCCGGCGAATATGAAGGTCTGAAGGAGAAAATTGTAAAACCTGAATGGAAACCGGATTTTGGTCCTGCCGAATTTAATTCCAGAAGCGGAGCAACAGCTGTTGGTGCACGTGATTTCCTGGTTGCCATCAATTATAATCTGAATACCACCAGCACGCGTCGTGCCAACGCCATCGCATTCGATGTGCGCGAAAAAGGGCGTCCGATGCGCGAAGGAAATTCGGTTACCGGCAAAGTTGTGAAAGACGAAAACGGTAAAGATGTTATGGTTCCAGGCACACTCAAAGCCACCAAAGCCATCGGCTGGTTCATCGATGAATACGGCATTGCGCAGGTAAGTATGAACATTACCAATATTTCAACAACACCGGTTCATGTAGCTTTTGATGAAGTTTGCCGCAAGGCTGCCGATCGCGGCGTGCGCGTATGTGGAAGCGAAATTGTTGGACTCGTCCCGAAGAAAGTTCTTGTTGATGCCGGCAAACATTATCTGGCTAAACAACAGCGTTCGCTGGGTATTTCAGAAAGCGAACTCGTTAAAATTGCTGTCAAAAGCATGGGCCTCGACGACCTGAAACCTTTCAATCCGCAGGAAAAAATCATCGAGTATATGCTCGAGGCCGAATCGAATGAAAAGAAGCTGGTGGATATGACTTGTGTCGGTTTTGCCGATGAAACTGCAAGTGAATCACCTGCACCTGGCGGAGGCTCCATTGCGGCTTACATGGCCGTTCTTGGCGCAGCACTTGGCACGATGGTAGCCAACCTGAGTTCGCATAAAGCCGGATGGGATGAGCGCTGGGAAGAATTCAGCAAATACGCCGAAGCCGGACAGAAACTCAAAGACGAACTGTTGCATCTGGTTGACGAAGACACCCGCTCTTTCAATAGAATTATGGATGCGCTTGGATTACCCAAAGGCACTCCCGAAGAAAAGACAGCACGCAAAGCCGCTATGCAGGCCGCAACACAATATGCAACAGAAGTTCCGTTCAAGACTATGCAGAAAGCAGCGGAGGTACTGCCCGTATGTAAAGCCATGGCTGAAATCGGTAATCCGAATTCAGTTTCCGATGCAGGGGTAGGCGCACTCGCAGCTACAGCAGGCGTACGTGGTGCATTCCTGAATGTAAAAATCAACGCCGGCGGAATCGAAGATAAAGCCTGGGCTGCAGACATAATAGCCAAAGCACAGAAAGTGCACGATGATGCATTGAAGCTGGAAGCCGAGATCATGGCGCAGGTGGAGAAAGTGATTGCAAAAGCATAG
- a CDS encoding ABC-F family ATPase: protein MISASNISIRYGKRVLFDEVCVKFSPGNCYGIIGANGAGKSTFLKILSGDIDAPTGQISITPGERISVLKQDHHEFDSFTVLDTVIMGNKKLWEVLQQKNAIYAKPDFSDADGIKAAELENKFAEMEGWNAESDAAILLSGLGVKEEAHEKLMSDISGKEKVRVLLANALFGNPDILLLDEPTNDLDVTSISWLEEFLINFQNTVIVVSHDRHFLDAVCTHVADIDFGKITLYTGNYTFWYESSQLALRQRADQNKKTEDRRKELQDFVSRFSANASKSRQATSRKKLLEKLTIDEIKPSTRRYPGIIFKPDRDCGDQILHVENLAKYSNEGLMMFSNVTFTLNRDDKVAVLSRNHNAVSAFFNILMELETPDKGVVQWGSTITKSYLPNENASYFKKPMTLMEWLQQYSTVEDDDSYIRGFLGKMLFSGEEYLKKTSVLSGGEKVRCMVSRMMLTNANCLILDEPTNHLDMETITAFNNALKDWKHVALFSSRDHEFTQTVANRIIELTPRGIIDKLMSYDEYLEDKNVMALQEKMYS, encoded by the coding sequence ATGATTTCAGCTTCAAATATTTCCATTCGCTATGGAAAACGTGTTTTGTTCGACGAGGTATGTGTAAAGTTTTCGCCCGGTAACTGCTATGGCATTATTGGCGCTAATGGCGCAGGTAAATCCACTTTTTTAAAAATCCTTTCAGGTGATATTGATGCGCCGACCGGACAGATTTCAATCACACCGGGTGAGCGAATAAGCGTCCTGAAACAGGATCATCATGAATTCGACAGCTTTACGGTTCTCGATACCGTTATTATGGGTAATAAAAAACTTTGGGAAGTATTGCAGCAAAAAAATGCAATTTATGCCAAGCCCGATTTCAGCGATGCCGATGGCATTAAAGCTGCAGAACTCGAAAACAAATTTGCCGAAATGGAGGGCTGGAATGCCGAAAGCGATGCAGCTATTTTATTGAGCGGCTTGGGCGTGAAAGAAGAAGCGCACGAGAAACTGATGTCGGATATTTCGGGTAAGGAAAAAGTAAGGGTGCTGCTTGCCAATGCACTGTTTGGAAATCCTGATATTCTGTTGCTGGATGAGCCCACCAACGACCTTGATGTCACCAGCATCAGCTGGCTTGAGGAGTTTTTAATTAATTTTCAGAATACAGTCATTGTCGTGTCGCACGACAGGCATTTTCTCGATGCAGTGTGTACGCATGTGGCTGATATCGATTTTGGGAAAATCACTTTATATACCGGCAACTATACTTTTTGGTACGAGTCGAGTCAGCTTGCTTTACGCCAGCGGGCCGATCAGAACAAGAAGACCGAAGACCGACGGAAAGAGTTGCAGGATTTCGTGAGTCGCTTCAGCGCCAACGCTTCAAAATCGCGTCAGGCAACCAGTCGCAAGAAACTGTTGGAAAAGCTTACCATCGACGAAATCAAACCCAGTACCCGTCGTTATCCGGGAATCATTTTCAAACCCGACCGCGATTGTGGCGATCAGATTTTGCATGTCGAGAATCTTGCAAAATATTCAAACGAAGGTTTGATGATGTTTTCAAATGTAACGTTTACATTGAACCGCGATGACAAGGTAGCTGTTTTATCGCGCAATCATAACGCGGTCTCTGCCTTTTTTAATATTTTGATGGAACTGGAAACGCCGGATAAAGGCGTGGTTCAGTGGGGAAGCACCATTACCAAATCGTATTTACCGAACGAAAATGCTTCGTATTTCAAAAAGCCAATGACGCTGATGGAATGGCTGCAACAGTATTCGACGGTGGAAGACGATGATTCATATATCCGCGGATTTCTTGGAAAAATGTTGTTCTCAGGCGAAGAATATCTGAAGAAAACTTCGGTGTTGTCGGGAGGCGAAAAAGTGCGCTGCATGGTTTCGCGCATGATGCTCACCAATGCCAATTGTCTCATTCTTGATGAGCCCACCAACCACCTCGATATGGAAACCATCACCGCATTCAACAATGCATTGAAGGATTGGAAGCATGTGGCTTTGTTCAGCTCGCGCGACCATGAATTCACGCAAACGGTGGCTAACCGAATTATTGAGCTCACCCCCAGAGGCATCATTGACAAACTTATGTCGTACGATGAATACCTCGAGGATAAAAATGTAATGGCGCTGCAGGAAAAGATGTATTCGTAG
- a CDS encoding tRNA threonylcarbamoyladenosine dehydratase: MSWNERTELLLGAAAIEKLKNSHVLIAGLGGVGGMVTEMLVRAGIGEITVVDADTIHKSNRNRQLIALTSNEGQSKAEVWKNRMLDINPELQIHVIDEFIRDEAIPKLLENKFDFVVDAIDTLAPKVFFIYHTMQQGYPLVSSLGSGSKLAPELIKICDISESYNCTLGFYVRKRLHKLGIRSGFDVVFSPEKQIENTVIPDDSEKAIKSTIGTISYMPNAFGTFLASVVIRRLLGLPISKNP; the protein is encoded by the coding sequence ATGAGCTGGAACGAAAGGACTGAACTGCTTCTTGGTGCTGCGGCTATTGAAAAGCTGAAGAACTCGCATGTGCTTATTGCCGGTCTGGGTGGCGTTGGCGGCATGGTGACCGAAATGCTGGTTCGTGCTGGTATTGGCGAGATAACAGTGGTTGATGCCGACACCATTCACAAATCGAACCGTAACAGGCAGTTGATTGCGCTGACCAGCAATGAAGGACAAAGCAAAGCTGAGGTATGGAAAAACCGGATGCTTGACATCAATCCGGAGCTGCAAATTCATGTGATTGATGAATTCATCCGCGACGAAGCCATTCCAAAATTACTTGAAAACAAATTTGATTTTGTAGTGGATGCCATCGATACTTTAGCACCGAAAGTATTTTTTATCTACCACACCATGCAGCAGGGTTATCCACTTGTATCTAGCCTTGGGAGCGGAAGTAAGCTTGCTCCGGAGCTGATAAAAATATGTGATATTTCTGAGTCGTACAATTGCACGCTCGGATTCTATGTGCGCAAACGACTTCACAAACTCGGCATTCGGAGCGGCTTTGACGTAGTTTTCTCGCCTGAAAAACAAATTGAAAACACTGTTATTCCGGATGACAGCGAAAAAGCCATCAAATCCACCATTGGCACCATTTCGTATATGCCCAATGCTTTCGGAACTTTTCTCGCAAGTGTTGTGATACGGCGGCTGTTGGGGCTGCCAATTTCTAAAAATCCGTAA
- a CDS encoding RNA polymerase subunit sigma, whose translation MMEEGISKAARLIRESQKPAVFTGAGISAESGIPTFRGENGVWKKYDPEVLELDYFYRYPEESWKVIKEIFYNFMHEAKPNAAHHALAAIEKLKNKITIITQNIDHFHQQAGNTDVVEFHGTTAFLLCEKCQKKYQADKKMLERIPPHCPECKSVLKPDFVFFGEGIPPEAYARSFQIAASCDLMIVVGTSGEVMPANMIPQEARRHGAYIVEINPEKKVFAFEPRDVYIKGKAGEVLPKIVKALEGNSF comes from the coding sequence ATCATGGAAGAAGGCATTTCAAAAGCAGCACGGCTCATTCGTGAGTCGCAGAAACCTGCAGTATTTACAGGCGCCGGTATATCAGCTGAAAGCGGGATTCCAACTTTTCGAGGCGAAAACGGCGTGTGGAAAAAATATGACCCTGAAGTTCTTGAGCTTGATTATTTCTATCGCTATCCGGAAGAATCCTGGAAAGTGATCAAAGAAATTTTTTACAATTTCATGCATGAGGCAAAGCCCAATGCTGCACACCATGCGCTCGCAGCTATTGAAAAGTTGAAGAATAAAATAACAATCATAACTCAGAATATCGATCATTTTCATCAACAGGCAGGAAACACCGATGTCGTAGAATTTCATGGAACAACCGCATTTTTACTTTGTGAGAAATGTCAGAAAAAATATCAGGCCGACAAAAAAATGCTTGAACGGATTCCGCCACATTGCCCTGAGTGCAAATCTGTTCTTAAACCGGATTTTGTTTTCTTTGGCGAAGGCATACCCCCCGAAGCTTATGCACGATCTTTTCAGATTGCTGCATCGTGCGATTTGATGATTGTTGTAGGCACTTCGGGAGAAGTGATGCCGGCCAACATGATTCCACAGGAAGCCCGCAGGCACGGAGCATATATTGTTGAAATCAATCCCGAAAAAAAAGTGTTTGCCTTCGAACCCCGCGATGTTTACATCAAAGGGAAAGCTGGAGAAGTTCTTCCCAAAATCGTGAAAGCGCTAGAAGGCAATTCCTTCTAG
- a CDS encoding superoxide dismutase, with protein MIFAGLNAQTHVFKPLPYAYDALEPYIDAKTMEIHYSKHHQGYYDKFMAAIKGNSTLESLSLPEIMARMNEFPAAVRNNGGGYWNHEFFWESMTPGGSTIPDGALKNRIITQFGSMEKFLEEFKNAGLSVFGSGWVWLIQEKGTLKIVTTPIQDNPLMNVPVGTVNPLLAIDVWEHAYYLKHQNKRAAYIDDFIKVIDWNALSKRFDE; from the coding sequence ATGATTTTTGCAGGACTGAATGCTCAGACGCATGTATTCAAGCCCCTGCCCTACGCCTACGATGCGCTGGAGCCCTACATTGATGCAAAGACAATGGAGATACATTATTCGAAACATCATCAAGGTTACTACGATAAATTCATGGCAGCAATAAAAGGCAACAGCACGCTGGAATCGCTTTCGCTGCCTGAGATAATGGCACGCATGAATGAGTTTCCGGCAGCGGTGCGCAACAACGGTGGCGGCTACTGGAACCATGAATTCTTCTGGGAATCGATGACACCCGGAGGCAGTACAATCCCGGACGGCGCCCTCAAAAACCGCATCATCACACAATTCGGGAGTATGGAAAAATTTCTTGAGGAATTTAAAAATGCCGGGCTGTCGGTATTTGGCAGTGGATGGGTTTGGCTGATTCAGGAAAAAGGCACGTTGAAAATTGTCACAACCCCAATTCAGGACAACCCGCTGATGAATGTTCCTGTAGGCACCGTGAATCCGCTGCTGGCGATCGATGTGTGGGAACATGCCTATTATCTGAAACACCAGAATAAAAGAGCTGCGTATATTGACGACTTCATTAAAGTGATTGACTGGAATGCATTGAGCAAGCGGTTTGATGAGTAG
- a CDS encoding superoxide dismutase, with amino-acid sequence MKKLEILPEFRLDFPYTLPVLDFEYASLEPHIDARTMEIHHTKHHQAYVDNLNKALGDDALISKPLLNLFDKTEKLAPAVRNNGGGHYNHSLFWKLLKNNKGEKPSGDLLNHIVRTFGSYDEFRDEFAKAAISRFGSGWAWLSLDEENKLFISSTPNQDNPLMSIAEKRGYPVLGLDVWEHAYYLHYQNRRADYIKAFWDVVNWAEVEKRYQTIIK; translated from the coding sequence ATGAAAAAGCTTGAAATATTGCCCGAATTTCGTCTTGATTTCCCGTATACCCTCCCCGTTCTGGATTTTGAATACGCTTCACTGGAGCCACATATCGATGCCCGGACCATGGAAATACATCACACGAAGCACCACCAGGCCTATGTTGATAATCTGAACAAAGCGCTGGGCGATGATGCGCTGATCAGTAAACCACTGCTTAATTTATTTGACAAAACTGAAAAACTGGCACCGGCCGTACGCAACAACGGAGGCGGTCATTACAATCATTCATTATTCTGGAAATTGCTAAAAAACAATAAAGGCGAAAAGCCTTCGGGTGACCTACTGAATCACATAGTGCGCACATTTGGAAGCTATGATGAATTCCGCGACGAATTCGCCAAAGCAGCAATATCGCGTTTCGGTAGCGGCTGGGCGTGGCTTTCGCTCGATGAAGAAAACAAACTTTTCATCAGTTCAACCCCGAACCAGGATAATCCGCTCATGAGCATTGCCGAGAAGCGCGGCTATCCGGTGCTGGGACTCGATGTGTGGGAACACGCATACTACCTGCATTACCAGAACCGCAGGGCCGACTACATCAAAGCATTTTGGGATGTAGTGAACTGGGCAGAAGTAGAAAAGAGATATCAGACAATCATTAAATAA
- a CDS encoding saccharopine dehydrogenase, protein MGKVLIIGAGGVGTVVANKCAQLPEVFSEIMLASRTKSKCDAIAAKIGGNRIQTAAVDADNVEELTKLLKEYKPQLVINVALPYQDLHIMDACLNAGVNYLDTANYEPIDEAKFEYSWQWAYQDRFKAAGLTAILGCGFDPGVTSIYTAYAKKHYFDEMHYLDIVDCNAGDHGKYFATNFNPEINIREITQDGQYWENGNWIETKPLEIHKPIEYPNIGPRESYVMHHEELESLVKNYPHFKRARFWMTFGQRYITALEVLQEVGLTSIKPIKYQGIDIVPLQFLKALLPDPGSLGVNYKGETSIGCQIRGIKDGKERTYYVWNNCSHEQAYKETGAQGVSYTTGVPAMIGAKMFLEGKWTGAGVFNVEEFDPDPFMADLNKYGLPWQEEIDKPLPVEK, encoded by the coding sequence ATGGGAAAAGTACTTATTATCGGCGCAGGTGGCGTCGGAACCGTAGTGGCAAACAAATGCGCACAGTTGCCTGAAGTATTCAGCGAAATCATGCTGGCCAGCCGTACGAAATCGAAATGCGATGCCATCGCTGCTAAAATTGGCGGAAACCGCATCCAGACTGCAGCTGTTGATGCTGATAATGTGGAAGAACTTACAAAATTGCTCAAAGAATATAAGCCGCAACTCGTGATTAATGTTGCACTCCCATATCAGGATTTGCACATCATGGACGCTTGTCTGAATGCCGGTGTGAACTATCTCGACACTGCCAATTACGAACCCATCGACGAAGCGAAATTCGAATACAGCTGGCAGTGGGCTTATCAGGATCGCTTTAAAGCAGCCGGCTTAACTGCCATTCTCGGTTGCGGATTCGATCCGGGTGTAACAAGCATTTACACTGCATATGCGAAGAAACATTACTTCGATGAAATGCATTATCTCGACATCGTCGATTGCAATGCCGGTGATCATGGAAAATATTTTGCAACGAATTTCAATCCTGAAATCAACATTCGCGAAATCACGCAGGATGGCCAGTATTGGGAGAATGGAAATTGGATCGAAACCAAACCGCTCGAAATTCACAAGCCGATCGAATACCCGAATATCGGACCGCGCGAATCGTATGTGATGCATCACGAAGAACTGGAATCGCTGGTGAAAAATTATCCCCATTTCAAACGTGCCCGTTTCTGGATGACCTTTGGTCAGCGCTACATCACTGCGCTTGAGGTGTTGCAGGAAGTTGGTCTGACTTCAATCAAACCCATCAAATATCAGGGAATTGATATTGTTCCGTTGCAATTTCTTAAAGCATTGCTGCCCGATCCGGGAAGTCTTGGCGTGAACTATAAAGGCGAAACCAGCATCGGATGTCAGATTCGAGGAATTAAAGACGGAAAAGAACGAACCTATTACGTTTGGAACAATTGCAGCCACGAACAGGCATACAAGGAAACCGGAGCGCAGGGTGTTAGCTACACAACCGGAGTCCCGGCTATGATTGGTGCAAAAATGTTTTTAGAAGGAAAATGGACTGGTGCAGGAGTGTTTAATGTTGAAGAATTTGATCCGGATCCGTTCATGGCTGACTTGAATAAATATGGTCTTCCATGGCAGGAAGAGATTGATAAGCCGTTGCCGGTAGAGAAATAA
- a CDS encoding carboxynorspermidine decarboxylase: MHSNIPSPCFVLEESKLLANLQLMQKVRNEAGIDILVALKGMSFWHYFPLMKQYLSGACASSVNEARLIFEEMGVKSHTYAPAYEENDFEQLLQLSQTITFNSLNQWKKYKSKMLQHPEIHAGLRINPGYSEIETDIYNPAVPGSRLGIPLEQLPAELPEGISGLHFHVMCEQDSYVLERVLKVVEEKFGHLLKQAQWLNMGGGHHITRADYQPEHLIALLKDFKSRYPNLQIILEPGEAVGWRTGFLLATVLDVVESGGIKTAILDVSFSAHMPDTLEMPYKPIISGAGESDEFPFKYRMGGSTCLAGDFYGDYSFPYELKPGDRIEFEDMIHYTMVKTTLFNGVRHPHIGKIDREEKFTLLRSVGYEEYKNRLS; this comes from the coding sequence ATGCATTCAAACATTCCAAGTCCTTGCTTCGTCCTCGAAGAGTCCAAACTCCTCGCAAACCTGCAATTGATGCAGAAAGTCAGAAATGAAGCGGGTATCGATATTCTGGTTGCGCTTAAAGGAATGTCGTTCTGGCATTATTTCCCGTTGATGAAGCAATATCTCAGCGGCGCATGCGCCAGTTCGGTGAATGAAGCTAGATTAATTTTCGAGGAGATGGGCGTTAAATCGCACACCTACGCTCCGGCATACGAGGAAAATGATTTTGAACAATTGCTGCAACTGAGCCAGACCATTACTTTCAATTCACTCAACCAGTGGAAAAAATACAAAAGCAAAATGCTGCAACATCCCGAAATTCATGCGGGACTGCGCATCAACCCTGGTTATTCGGAAATTGAAACCGATATTTACAATCCGGCGGTACCGGGCTCACGCCTTGGAATTCCGCTTGAGCAGCTGCCTGCAGAGTTGCCCGAAGGAATTTCAGGATTGCATTTTCATGTAATGTGTGAACAGGATTCCTATGTACTGGAGCGGGTTCTGAAAGTTGTTGAAGAAAAATTCGGACATCTTCTGAAACAGGCGCAGTGGCTTAATATGGGCGGTGGACATCACATCACACGCGCCGATTATCAGCCGGAGCACCTGATAGCGTTGCTGAAAGATTTTAAATCGCGCTATCCGAATCTGCAAATCATTCTCGAGCCCGGCGAAGCCGTTGGCTGGCGCACCGGATTTTTGCTTGCAACCGTGCTCGACGTAGTTGAGAGCGGCGGAATAAAAACAGCCATACTAGATGTTTCTTTCAGCGCCCACATGCCCGATACGCTCGAAATGCCCTACAAACCTATCATTTCAGGGGCAGGGGAGTCAGATGAATTTCCTTTTAAATATCGAATGGGGGGCTCCACCTGCCTTGCCGGTGATTTCTATGGTGACTACAGTTTCCCCTATGAGCTGAAACCCGGCGACAGGATTGAGTTTGAAGATATGATTCATTATACAATGGTCAAGACAACTTTATTCAACGGCGTTCGCCATCCGCATATCGGAAAGATTGATCGTGAAGAAAAATTCACTTTGCTGCGGTCGGTTGGGTATGAGGAGTATAAGAATCGACTTTCGTAA
- a CDS encoding DNA-binding protein, translating to MNKAELVDAIAAEAKLTKVDSKKAIEAFLKVVKGSLKKKNNVVLVGFGTFKVKKMAARNGKNPRTGKTIKIAAKNVVRFKAGTDLAKKVK from the coding sequence ATGAACAAAGCAGAATTAGTTGATGCTATTGCAGCAGAAGCAAAATTGACGAAAGTTGATTCAAAGAAAGCCATCGAAGCTTTTTTGAAAGTTGTTAAAGGCTCTCTGAAAAAGAAAAACAACGTTGTACTCGTTGGTTTCGGAACATTCAAAGTGAAGAAAATGGCTGCCCGCAACGGTAAAAACCCACGCACCGGTAAAACCATTAAAATCGCTGCTAAGAATGTTGTTCGCTTCAAAGCTGGTACAGATCTCGCCAAGAAAGTGAAATAA
- a CDS encoding DNA-binding protein, translated as MNKAELIDAIAAASKMTKADSKKALDAFMTVTGKALKKGDRISLVGFGSFSVAKRSAREGVNPRTGKKIKIAAKKVVKFKAGAALATSVK; from the coding sequence ATGAACAAAGCAGAATTAATTGACGCAATTGCAGCTGCAAGCAAAATGACAAAAGCTGATTCAAAAAAAGCTCTCGATGCTTTCATGACAGTTACTGGAAAAGCTCTGAAAAAAGGCGACAGAATTTCACTCGTAGGATTCGGTTCATTCTCAGTTGCTAAGAGAAGCGCTCGTGAAGGCGTTAACCCACGCACTGGAAAGAAAATCAAAATCGCTGCTAAGAAAGTCGTTAAATTCAAAGCAGGTGCAGCTTTAGCTACCAGCGTTAAGTAA